One region of Saprospiraceae bacterium genomic DNA includes:
- a CDS encoding EVE domain-containing protein — protein sequence MQYWLVKSEPDVYSFEQLATDGKTRWDGVRNYQARNNLRAMKTGDLCLYYHSNIGLEVVGIAKVVKEHYPDPTAEKGDWSAVDLAPVKQLARPVLLSEIKKHPALQQLLLVRNARLSVMPVSFDEFSVILQMGETQL from the coding sequence ATGCAATACTGGCTCGTCAAGTCCGAACCCGACGTTTACAGCTTTGAGCAGCTCGCCACCGATGGCAAAACCCGCTGGGATGGGGTGCGCAACTACCAAGCTCGCAACAACCTGCGTGCTATGAAAACGGGCGACCTTTGCCTCTATTACCATTCCAATATCGGTCTCGAAGTCGTCGGCATCGCCAAGGTGGTGAAAGAACACTACCCAGACCCGACGGCGGAAAAAGGCGACTGGTCGGCGGTGGATTTGGCCCCGGTGAAACAGTTGGCTCGCCCCGTGCTCCTGTCTGAAATCAAAAAGCATCCGGCGCTACAGCAGCTTTTGTTGGTGCGCAATGCCCGTTTGTCGGTAATGCCTGTTTCGTTCGACGAATTTTCCGTCATTTTGCAAATGGGAGAGACGCAACTTTGA